The proteins below are encoded in one region of Fulvia fulva chromosome 9, complete sequence:
- a CDS encoding Malic acid transport protein, producing MSQDSSNSAIKNGQPNDSKLENANSNGTPKPQHPDEPTKYRLPFTLWLADHFTWSWFTCTQSTGGVATLLSECPKQFHGLYTIGVIIFIFNIILWIAFTSLMALRWYANPSTIKRCFTQPPECFFFGSFWLSVATMVINMQRYGVPHSGAWLVGAVRVLFWIYAACSISVTMVHIVVISKYTPFSAIAFAPPMFILILNAMLTGTVAAAIVESQPEHHRLSIMVAGVGYQGLGWIVCTMFLTLTMANLLEKGWPAPNVRSGLFIMVGTSGFTIVALIGIARGAPEGYAYFAAHPMAKEILVVVATWVGVFMWVFSFWVFGLALLVNLVELMKRDEEGKWRVNVQFTNTSWASIFPNVGWTLSTIYLGQEFESEGIIWVSVAMTILLVAFWLLELFLMMRAVARSIFVDARIKMA from the coding sequence ATGTCACAAGATTCCTCGAATTCCGCCATCAAGAATGGCCAACCCAACGACTCCAAGCTCGAGAATGCCAACAGCAATGGCACGCCCAAACCCCAACATCCAGACGAACCCACCAAATACCGCCTCCCCTTCACCCTCTGGCTCGCCGACCACTTCACCTGGTCCTGGTTCACCTGCACGCAATCCACCGGCGGCGTCGCCACCCTCCTCTCCGAATGCCCCAAACAATTCCACGGTCTATACACCATCGGCGTCATAATTTTCATCTTCAACATCATCCTTTGGATTGCCTTTACCTCCTTGATGGCACTGCGATGGTACGCCAACCCGTCCACGATAAAACGTTGCTTCACGCAACCGCCGGAATGCTTCTTCTTCGGATCCTTCTGGCTATCCGTCGCGACGATGGTAATCAACATGCAACGCTACGGCGTGCCGCATTCTGGGGCCTGGCTGGTGGGGGCTGTGAGGGTGTTATTTTGGATTTATGCCGCTTGCAGTATCTCGGTGACGATGGTGCACATCGTTGTGATTTCGAAGTATACACCGTTCTCAGCCATCGCGTTCGCGCCGCCGATGTTCATCCTCATCTTGAACGCGATGTTGACGGGGACGGTCGCGGCGGCGATTGTAGAGAGTCAGCCAGAACACCATCGGCTGAGCATTATGGTGGCGGGGGTGGGGTATCAGGGTCTGGGGTGGATTGTGTGTACAATGTTCTTGACGTTGACGATGGCGAATTTGCTGGAGAAGGGGTGGCCGGCGCCGAATGTGAGGAGTGGGCTATTTATTATGGTGGGGACGAGTGGGTTTACGATTGTGGCGTTGATTGGAATTGCGAGAGGTGCGCCCGAGGGGTATGCGTATTTCGCTGCGCATCCGATGGCGAAGGAGATTTTGGTGGTTGTGGCGACGTGGGTTGGGGTGTTTATGTGGGTGTTTTCGTTTTGGGTATTTGGGCTGGCGTTACTGGTGAATTTGGTGGAGCTGATGAAGAGAGATGAGGAAGGGAAGTGGAGGGTGAATGTGCAGTTTACGAATACTTCGTGGGCGTCGATCTTCCCGAATGTTGGATGGACGTTATCGACGATCTATCTGGGGCAGGAGTTTGAGAGTGAGGGGATTATTTGGGTGTCGGTGGCGATGACTATACTGCTGGTGGCGTTCTGGTTGCTGGAGTTGTTTTTGATGATGAGGGCCGTGGCCAGGTCGATATTTGTGGATGCCAGGATCAAGATGGCCTGA